One Candidatus Binataceae bacterium DNA window includes the following coding sequences:
- the rplD gene encoding 50S ribosomal protein L4 has translation MADSITESATTRLPLFSASQQASGEIELSAAVFRHQGDPALMHEAVRMQMANRRAGTAATKTRGLISGGGIKPWKQKHTGRARAGSTRSPLWRHGGTTFGPQPRDYSYRINKKSWLKALCLALSDRAQQGRVVVVEEFSLPELKTKVAAAALKRLGLESALILLAEGEEKVVLALRNLAAFKVLPVNAVNVYDLLRYPALLLTTRAARALEERLGGGQ, from the coding sequence ATGGCTGATTCGATTACAGAGAGCGCGACTACCCGTCTGCCGCTGTTCTCGGCCAGCCAGCAAGCCAGTGGCGAAATCGAGTTGAGCGCGGCCGTCTTTCGCCATCAGGGTGACCCGGCGCTGATGCACGAGGCGGTGCGCATGCAAATGGCCAACCGGCGGGCGGGTACCGCGGCGACCAAGACCCGCGGCCTGATTTCGGGCGGCGGGATTAAGCCGTGGAAGCAAAAGCATACCGGACGGGCTCGCGCCGGCTCCACGCGCTCGCCATTGTGGCGCCATGGCGGGACTACTTTCGGCCCTCAGCCGCGCGACTATTCCTATCGGATTAATAAGAAGAGCTGGCTCAAGGCGCTATGTCTGGCGCTGTCGGACCGGGCGCAGCAGGGCCGCGTGGTGGTGGTCGAAGAGTTCTCCCTGCCCGAACTCAAGACCAAGGTGGCGGCGGCGGCGCTCAAGCGATTGGGATTGGAGAGCGCCCTTATTTTGCTGGCCGAGGGCGAAGAGAAAGTAGTGTTAGCGCTGCGCAACTTGGCTGCGTTCAAGGTCTTGCCGGTGAACGCGGTCAACGTGTATGACCTGCTGCGCTATCCCGCGCTGTTGCTCACCACGCGGGCGGCGCGCGCCCTGGAGGAGCGGCTGGGAGGGGGGCAATGA
- the rplC gene encoding 50S ribosomal protein L3, whose translation MLSGLIGKKLGMTEVADASGRLRAVTVVELGPCSVTQLKTVPTDGYDGVQVSFGRRRSSRITAPLRGHFAKAEVAPGEATREFQRLGEGELKVGQAVTVAEVFKAGDRVDVAGVSKGHGYAGVIKRHHFAGFPGSHGTHEYFRHGGSIGNRSYPGRVFKGLRMAGQMGNAAVTVPNLEVLQVRPEDQAIVIAGAIPGARGGLVIVRHATKHRRSEAERAHG comes from the coding sequence GTGCTGAGCGGATTGATCGGCAAGAAATTGGGCATGACGGAAGTGGCCGACGCCAGCGGGCGGCTGCGCGCCGTGACGGTGGTGGAGTTAGGGCCGTGCAGTGTGACCCAGCTCAAGACTGTCCCCACCGACGGCTACGATGGCGTGCAGGTGAGTTTCGGGCGCAGGCGCTCCTCGCGGATCACGGCACCGCTGCGCGGCCACTTCGCCAAGGCAGAAGTCGCTCCGGGCGAGGCCACGCGCGAGTTTCAGCGCCTGGGCGAGGGTGAGCTTAAAGTGGGTCAGGCGGTGACCGTGGCCGAGGTGTTTAAGGCGGGCGACCGGGTGGACGTGGCCGGAGTCTCCAAGGGACACGGTTACGCCGGCGTCATCAAGCGCCATCACTTCGCCGGCTTTCCCGGCTCTCATGGCACTCACGAGTACTTTCGCCACGGTGGATCCATCGGTAACCGCAGCTATCCCGGCCGGGTCTTCAAGGGCCTGCGGATGGCCGGGCAGATGGGTAATGCGGCGGTGACGGTGCCTAATTTGGAAGTCTTACAAGTGCGGCCTGAGGATCAGGCCATTGTGATCGCCGGAGCGATTCCGGGGGCGCGCGGCGGGTTGGTGATAGTGCGCCATGCCACCAAACATCGGCGTAGCGAAGCGGAGCGAGCTCATGGCTGA
- the rpsJ gene encoding 30S ribosomal protein S10 codes for MNDKIRIRLKAYDYRLLDQSVREIVDTIRRTGGRVAGPIPLPTRIERFTVNRSPHVDKKSREQFEIRTHKRLLDVLEPTQQTIDALGKLDLAAGVDVEIKLE; via the coding sequence ATGAACGATAAGATACGGATACGTCTTAAGGCGTACGATTACCGCTTGCTCGATCAATCGGTGCGCGAGATCGTCGATACTATCCGGCGCACTGGCGGTCGGGTGGCGGGACCCATTCCACTTCCCACCCGGATCGAGCGCTTCACCGTCAACCGCTCGCCCCACGTGGACAAGAAATCGCGCGAGCAGTTCGAGATTCGCACACATAAGCGGCTGCTGGACGTGCTCGAACCCACGCAACAGACTATCGACGCCCTGGGCAAGCTGGACTTGGCGGCCGGCGTCGATGTCGAAATCAAACTTGAGTAG
- the tuf gene encoding elongation factor Tu: MGKAKFERNKPHANVGTIGHIDHGKTTLTAAITRVLAARKLAHFVAFDQIDKAPEERERGITIAIAHVEYETAKRHYAHVDCPGHADYIKNMITGAAQMDGAILVVGANDGPMPQTREHILLARQVGVPSIVVFMNKVDMVDDPELLDLVELEVRDLLKKYEFPGDDIPIIRGSALKALECGCGKDDCANCKPILELMNAVDSYVPQPEREVDRPFLMPIEDVFSISGRGTVVTGRVERGRIKVGEEVEIVGFRDTQKTVVTGVEMFRKILDEGQAGDNVGVLLRGVKREEVERGQVLAQPGSITPHTNFEASAYILTKEEGGRHTPFFTGYRPQFYFRTTDVTGVLHLPEGTEMVMPGDNIKIVGELITPVAMDEGLRFAIREGGRTVGAGVVSKIIK, from the coding sequence ATGGGCAAGGCTAAATTCGAACGTAACAAGCCGCACGCCAACGTCGGCACGATCGGCCATATCGATCACGGCAAGACGACTCTGACCGCGGCCATCACCCGGGTCCTGGCGGCGCGCAAGCTGGCCCATTTCGTAGCCTTCGATCAGATCGACAAGGCACCCGAGGAGCGCGAGCGCGGCATCACCATCGCGATCGCACACGTCGAGTACGAGACCGCCAAGCGCCATTACGCCCACGTCGATTGCCCAGGCCATGCCGACTACATCAAGAACATGATCACTGGCGCGGCCCAGATGGATGGTGCGATCTTAGTGGTGGGGGCCAACGACGGGCCGATGCCGCAAACCCGCGAGCATATCCTGCTGGCGCGCCAGGTCGGCGTGCCCTCGATCGTGGTCTTCATGAACAAGGTGGACATGGTCGACGATCCGGAGCTGCTTGATCTGGTCGAGTTGGAAGTGCGCGACCTGCTCAAGAAGTACGAGTTTCCCGGCGACGATATTCCCATTATCCGGGGTAGCGCGCTGAAGGCGCTGGAATGCGGTTGCGGCAAGGATGATTGCGCCAACTGCAAGCCGATCCTGGAGCTGATGAATGCGGTGGATAGCTATGTGCCGCAGCCGGAGCGCGAGGTTGACCGCCCCTTCCTGATGCCAATCGAGGACGTTTTTTCGATCTCCGGCCGCGGCACCGTGGTCACCGGCCGAGTGGAACGGGGTCGGATCAAGGTTGGCGAGGAAGTGGAAATCGTCGGCTTCCGCGATACGCAGAAGACTGTGGTCACCGGGGTCGAGATGTTTCGTAAGATTCTGGACGAGGGCCAGGCGGGCGATAACGTCGGTGTCCTGCTGCGCGGCGTGAAGCGCGAGGAGGTCGAGCGGGGGCAGGTCCTGGCTCAGCCCGGATCGATCACGCCGCATACCAATTTCGAGGCCTCGGCTTATATTCTGACCAAGGAAGAGGGCGGGCGTCATACGCCGTTTTTCACCGGCTATCGGCCGCAGTTCTATTTCCGCACCACCGACGTGACCGGAGTCCTGCATCTGCCCGAGGGGACCGAAATGGTCATGCCGGGCGACAACATCAAGATTGTTGGCGAGCTGATCACGCCCGTGGCGATGGATGAAGGCTTGCGCTTCGCTATCCGCGAGGGCGGACGGACCGTGGGCGCGGGTGTGGTTTCCAAGATTATTAAGTAA
- the fusA gene encoding elongation factor G: MARETPIERVRNIGIMAHIDAGKTTTTERVLYYTGINYRIGEVHEGTATMDWMVQEQERGITITSAATTCFWRDHRINLIDTPGHVDFTIEVERSLRVLDGAVAVFCAVGGVEPQSETVWRQADKYRVPRIAFINKMDRVGAEYERVVEEIRDKLKAVPVLIQLPVGSEERFTGVIDLIEARTLIWDKDTLGAQYRLEPIPADRVAESEAARERIVEILADHDEALMELYLEGKKPAPELIRQVLRRATLEMKVVPVLMGSAFRNKGVQPMLDAVVDYLPSPADVPPVTGLVGEKVEERWPRDDAPFAALAFKIMTDPYLGTLTFLRVYSGSLESGSSVLNSTKGKRERIGRILKMHANKREEITEVLAGDIAAVGLRDTTTGDTLCDPAHPIILESIEFPEPVIRIAIEPKTKADQDKLGESLNKLAKEDPSFRVSTDTETGQTLIAGMGELHLEIIVDRLLREFKVDATIGKPQVAYRETIRRTVEAEGRFVRQTGGHGQFGVVLLRVEPLGKGTGFEFVDATKGGSIPRNFIPSVETGVKESMENGVLAGYPMVDIRATLLDGQYHEVDSSEIAFKIAGSMAFREAAEKASPILLEPVMEVEVVTPQEFMGEVIGDINSRRGKILSMESRAGAQVVEARVPLATMFGYATRLRSITQGRATYTMQFAAYEAVPQQIYEELMARANEGERARA; encoded by the coding sequence ATGGCTCGTGAAACACCGATAGAACGGGTGCGCAATATCGGCATTATGGCGCACATCGATGCCGGCAAGACCACCACGACCGAACGGGTGCTGTACTACACCGGGATCAATTACCGCATCGGCGAGGTCCACGAAGGGACCGCGACGATGGATTGGATGGTCCAGGAGCAGGAGCGCGGCATTACCATCACGTCGGCTGCTACCACCTGTTTTTGGCGTGACCACCGTATCAATCTCATCGATACGCCCGGTCACGTCGACTTCACAATCGAGGTGGAACGCAGCTTGCGCGTGCTCGACGGCGCAGTGGCGGTCTTTTGCGCGGTGGGCGGTGTAGAGCCGCAATCGGAGACCGTGTGGCGCCAGGCCGACAAGTACCGCGTTCCGCGCATCGCCTTCATCAACAAGATGGACCGGGTCGGCGCCGAGTACGAACGCGTGGTCGAGGAGATTCGCGACAAACTCAAGGCGGTGCCGGTGCTGATTCAACTGCCGGTGGGCAGCGAAGAACGCTTTACCGGTGTGATCGACCTGATCGAAGCGCGCACTCTGATCTGGGACAAGGATACGCTGGGCGCACAGTACCGGCTGGAGCCGATTCCCGCCGATCGGGTGGCCGAGAGCGAAGCCGCGCGCGAGCGGATCGTGGAAATTCTGGCCGACCACGACGAAGCCCTGATGGAGCTTTATCTGGAGGGCAAGAAGCCCGCGCCCGAGCTGATTCGCCAGGTGCTACGCCGCGCCACCTTGGAGATGAAAGTGGTCCCGGTCCTGATGGGCTCGGCCTTTCGTAACAAGGGCGTGCAGCCGATGCTCGACGCGGTGGTGGACTATCTGCCCTCGCCGGCGGACGTGCCGCCGGTCACCGGCTTGGTGGGCGAGAAGGTCGAGGAGCGCTGGCCACGCGACGATGCTCCCTTCGCCGCGTTGGCGTTCAAGATCATGACCGATCCCTACCTGGGCACCCTGACCTTCTTGCGGGTTTATTCGGGCAGCCTAGAAAGTGGCTCCTCGGTGCTCAACTCGACCAAGGGTAAGCGCGAGCGCATCGGACGGATTTTGAAAATGCACGCCAACAAGCGTGAAGAAATCACCGAGGTGCTGGCAGGCGATATTGCCGCGGTCGGATTGCGCGATACCACCACCGGCGATACCCTGTGCGACCCGGCCCATCCGATCATTCTGGAATCGATCGAGTTTCCCGAGCCGGTTATCCGCATTGCGATCGAGCCCAAGACCAAGGCCGACCAGGATAAGCTGGGCGAGTCGCTCAACAAGCTGGCCAAGGAGGATCCTTCCTTCCGGGTTTCCACCGATACCGAAACCGGGCAGACCCTGATAGCCGGGATGGGCGAGCTGCATCTAGAGATTATCGTCGATCGGCTGCTGCGCGAGTTCAAGGTCGACGCCACAATCGGCAAGCCCCAGGTGGCCTATCGCGAGACTATTCGGCGTACGGTGGAAGCCGAGGGACGCTTTGTGCGTCAGACCGGCGGCCACGGCCAGTTTGGCGTGGTCTTGCTGCGAGTCGAGCCGCTGGGCAAAGGCACCGGGTTCGAGTTTGTCGACGCCACCAAGGGCGGTTCGATTCCGCGCAACTTCATTCCATCGGTGGAGACCGGGGTTAAGGAATCGATGGAGAACGGGGTGTTGGCGGGCTATCCAATGGTGGATATCCGGGCTACCCTGCTCGACGGCCAATATCATGAAGTGGACTCCTCGGAAATCGCCTTCAAGATCGCCGGCTCGATGGCATTTCGGGAGGCGGCCGAGAAGGCCAGCCCGATCCTTTTGGAGCCAGTGATGGAAGTGGAAGTGGTGACGCCACAGGAGTTCATGGGCGAGGTGATCGGCGATATCAATTCCCGCCGCGGCAAGATTCTGAGCATGGAGAGCCGGGCTGGAGCGCAAGTGGTTGAGGCGCGGGTGCCGCTGGCCACGATGTTCGGGTATGCGACCCGGCTGCGCTCGATCACGCAGGGACGAGCGACCTATACGATGCAGTTTGCGGCCTACGAAGCGGTGCCGCAGCAGATTTACGAAGAACTAATGGCGCGTGCCAACGAAGGCGAAAGGGCGCGGGCTTGA
- the rpsG gene encoding 30S ribosomal protein S7, protein MPRKGSIKLREVAEDPKFHDRTVAKFINTVMERGKKSRAEQIFYGALDLVAERTKEEGLAVFKRALENVRPAVEVRSRRVGGANYQVPVEVRPVRRSSLAMRWLAQASRSRSEKSMVERLAAEIGEAAANRGGAVKKREDTHRMAEANKAFAHYRW, encoded by the coding sequence ATGCCACGCAAAGGTTCAATCAAGTTACGTGAGGTTGCCGAGGATCCAAAGTTTCACGATCGCACGGTAGCTAAGTTTATCAATACCGTGATGGAACGGGGCAAGAAGTCGCGTGCCGAGCAGATTTTCTATGGCGCGCTGGACTTGGTGGCCGAGCGTACCAAGGAAGAGGGGCTGGCTGTCTTCAAGCGGGCGCTAGAAAATGTGCGACCCGCGGTCGAGGTGCGATCGCGCCGGGTGGGCGGGGCCAACTACCAGGTACCGGTGGAGGTGCGGCCGGTGCGGCGCTCCTCGCTGGCAATGCGCTGGCTGGCGCAAGCGTCGCGCTCGCGGAGCGAGAAATCTATGGTGGAACGGCTGGCGGCCGAGATCGGGGAAGCTGCGGCCAACCGCGGCGGTGCGGTCAAGAAGCGCGAAGATACTCATCGCATGGCGGAAGCCAATAAAGCTTTCGCCCATTATCGCTGGTAA
- the rpsL gene encoding 30S ribosomal protein S12, translating to MPTINQLIRGARVKKRYKTSAPALQASPQKRGVCTRVYTSTPKKPNSALRKVARVRLSNGYEVTTYIPGVGHNLQEHSVVLIRGGRVKDLPGVRYHVVRGTLDSIGVQERRQGRSKYGSKKPK from the coding sequence GTGCCAACGATTAACCAGCTTATCCGCGGTGCGCGGGTCAAAAAGCGCTATAAAACCAGTGCTCCGGCCCTGCAAGCCTCGCCCCAAAAGCGCGGCGTCTGCACTCGGGTTTACACCTCGACGCCGAAGAAGCCCAATTCGGCGCTCCGTAAGGTAGCACGCGTGCGGTTGTCCAACGGTTATGAAGTAACGACCTATATCCCCGGGGTCGGACACAATTTGCAGGAGCACTCGGTGGTGCTGATCCGCGGCGGTCGGGTCAAGGATTTGCCCGGCGTGCGCTACCACGTGGTGCGCGGCACGCTGGATTCAATCGGAGTGCAGGAGCGGCGGCAGGGCCGCTCCAAATATGGCTCGAAGAAACCTAAGTAA
- the rpoC gene encoding DNA-directed RNA polymerase subunit beta' encodes MEDIFGVFDKPKNPVAFNAIRISIAAPETIRSWSHGEVKKPETINYRTFKPERDGLFCAKIFGPTKDYECNCGKYKRMRHRGVVCEKCGVEVIQSKVRRERMGHIDLAAPVAHIWFLRSLPSRIGTLLDMTLKELEKVLYFESYVVLDPGETPLQARELLTERKYREAREQYGEGFKADMGAEAIRWLLSALELDKLALELRQEMKSTSSEARRKKVAKRLKVINAFRESGNKPEWMILTILPVIPPDLRPLVPLDGGRFATSDLNDLYRRVINRNNRLKRLIELNAPDIIIRNEKRMLQEAVDALFDNGRRGRAITGPSKRPLKSLSDMLKGKSGRFRQNLLGKRVDYSGRSVIVVGPELRLHQCGLPKKMALELFKPFIYNKLEEKGYVTTIKSAKKIVEKEGKDVWDILDEVIREHPVLLNRAPTLHRLGIQAFEPVLIEGKAIQLHPLVCVAYNADFDGDQMAVHVPLSVEAQIEARVLMMSTNNILSPASGKPIIVPTQDMVLGLYYMTRERPLARGEGRTFSSPEEVRIAYDHGEVDLQARVRVRLPVVKQEHALYLSVEEGDQLRPLANGDGRGPEVALVETTVGRVLLYEIVPPGLAFAEVNRTMKKRELGNLIDLAYRQSGNKATVIFADRLKDIGFEFATRAGISISIKDMKIPEQKPKLLEEAQKQVAEIQKQYNNGVITDGERYNKVVDIWAEVQDKIGGEVLKGLSTQVFRDGDKNEVTGPSFNPIFIMADSGARGSEQQIRQLAGLRGLMAKPSGEIIETPITANFREGLTVLQYFISTHGARKGLADTALKTANSGYLTRRLVDVAQDSIITEEDCGTLDGIEMTPLVEGGEIIEGLGDRVLGRVALEDIHDPFTNQVLVRANEPIDEDRVKLIEDAGLEKVSIRSVLTCQSRRGVCVRCYGRDLGRGHLVNLGEAIGIIAAQSIGEPGTQLTMRTFHIGGTASRRAEQTTLEARNDGIVRLHGVNTVRSRDGHLVVMSRHGEVAIAEPLGDGTVQRERERERYPLVYGAKLLKGEGDRVKSGTLIAEWDPYTTPIITEVGGIAKYGDILEGRTMEERVDERTGARSNVIVEFKDLDVRPRISIKDTGAKTAKLPGSDSQARYFLPVGAYINVADGAEVFPGDILAKIPRETTKTKDITGGLPRVAELFEARKPKEFAVISEIDGQVSFGKDTKGKRKVVVTPEVGEPREYLIPKGKHIGVHEGDVIKAGEPLMEGSSNPHDILTILGEKALAKYLVDEIQEIYRLQGVRINDKHIEVIVRQMLRRVRIKEVGDTDFLVGDQAEKWRFEEENGRVLEKGGEPAIAEPLLLGITKASLSTESFISAASFQETTKVLTEAAINGKIDRLVGLKENVIMGRLIPAGTGLSSYNQVTVHVEGGSEGEAVGKPGLEGELLESR; translated from the coding sequence ATGGAAGACATTTTCGGAGTTTTCGACAAGCCCAAAAATCCCGTGGCCTTCAACGCCATTCGGATCTCGATCGCAGCGCCGGAAACCATCCGGTCGTGGTCGCACGGCGAGGTCAAGAAGCCCGAGACCATCAACTATCGTACTTTCAAGCCCGAGCGCGATGGGCTGTTCTGCGCCAAGATTTTCGGCCCTACCAAGGACTACGAGTGCAATTGCGGCAAGTACAAGCGCATGCGCCATCGCGGGGTGGTGTGCGAGAAGTGCGGGGTCGAGGTGATTCAGTCCAAGGTTCGGCGCGAGCGCATGGGTCACATCGATTTGGCCGCACCGGTGGCTCACATCTGGTTTTTGCGGTCGCTGCCCTCGCGCATCGGCACCCTGTTGGACATGACGCTGAAGGAACTGGAGAAGGTGCTCTATTTCGAGTCCTACGTGGTGTTGGACCCGGGCGAGACTCCGTTGCAGGCGCGCGAGCTGCTCACCGAACGCAAGTATCGGGAGGCGCGCGAACAGTACGGTGAAGGTTTCAAGGCCGACATGGGAGCCGAGGCCATTCGCTGGCTGTTAAGCGCGCTTGAACTGGACAAGTTGGCGTTGGAGTTGCGCCAGGAGATGAAGAGCACCTCCTCCGAGGCGCGGCGCAAAAAAGTCGCCAAGCGCTTGAAGGTGATCAACGCCTTTCGCGAGTCGGGCAACAAGCCCGAGTGGATGATCCTGACCATCCTGCCGGTCATCCCGCCCGACCTGCGGCCGCTGGTGCCGTTGGACGGCGGTCGCTTCGCCACCTCGGATCTGAACGATCTGTATCGGCGGGTCATCAACCGCAACAATCGGCTCAAGCGGCTGATCGAACTCAATGCTCCTGACATTATCATTCGCAACGAGAAGCGGATGTTGCAGGAGGCAGTGGATGCGCTGTTCGACAACGGGCGGCGTGGGCGGGCGATCACGGGTCCCTCCAAACGGCCGCTCAAGTCGCTCAGCGACATGCTCAAGGGCAAATCGGGTCGCTTCCGGCAGAATCTGTTGGGCAAGCGAGTGGATTATTCCGGACGTTCAGTGATCGTGGTGGGTCCTGAACTGCGGCTGCATCAGTGTGGGTTGCCCAAGAAGATGGCCTTGGAGCTGTTCAAGCCCTTCATCTATAACAAGCTGGAGGAGAAGGGCTACGTCACCACGATCAAGAGCGCCAAGAAAATCGTCGAGAAGGAAGGCAAGGACGTCTGGGATATCCTGGACGAGGTAATCAGGGAGCACCCGGTGCTGCTCAACCGCGCCCCAACCCTGCATCGGCTGGGGATTCAAGCCTTCGAGCCGGTGCTGATCGAGGGCAAGGCGATTCAGCTCCATCCCCTGGTCTGCGTGGCCTACAACGCCGACTTCGACGGTGACCAGATGGCGGTGCACGTGCCGCTATCGGTGGAGGCCCAGATCGAGGCCCGCGTGCTGATGATGTCCACCAATAATATTTTGTCGCCGGCCAGCGGCAAGCCTATCATCGTGCCCACCCAGGACATGGTGTTGGGGCTGTATTACATGACCCGCGAGCGACCGTTGGCGCGCGGCGAAGGCAGGACATTTTCCTCGCCGGAGGAGGTTCGGATCGCGTACGACCACGGCGAAGTTGATCTCCAGGCCCGCGTCCGGGTACGGCTGCCGGTGGTCAAGCAGGAGCACGCTCTGTATCTGTCGGTCGAGGAGGGAGATCAGTTGCGGCCGCTGGCAAACGGCGACGGCCGTGGCCCGGAAGTAGCGTTGGTCGAGACCACGGTAGGACGGGTGCTGCTCTACGAGATCGTACCGCCGGGGCTGGCTTTTGCCGAAGTCAACCGGACGATGAAAAAGCGCGAATTGGGCAACCTTATCGATTTAGCCTACCGCCAGTCGGGCAACAAGGCCACTGTCATCTTCGCCGATCGGCTCAAGGATATCGGCTTTGAATTCGCCACCCGGGCGGGGATTTCGATTTCGATTAAGGACATGAAAATCCCCGAGCAAAAGCCCAAGCTTCTGGAAGAGGCGCAAAAGCAGGTCGCCGAGATTCAAAAGCAGTACAACAACGGCGTCATCACCGACGGCGAGCGCTACAACAAGGTGGTCGACATCTGGGCCGAGGTTCAGGACAAAATCGGCGGCGAAGTGCTCAAGGGGTTGTCCACCCAGGTCTTTCGCGACGGTGACAAGAACGAGGTCACCGGTCCCTCCTTCAATCCGATTTTCATCATGGCCGATTCCGGCGCGCGCGGCTCCGAGCAACAGATTCGTCAGCTCGCTGGTCTGCGCGGCTTGATGGCCAAGCCCTCGGGCGAGATCATCGAAACCCCGATCACGGCCAATTTCCGCGAAGGCTTGACCGTGCTGCAGTACTTCATCTCGACCCACGGCGCGCGCAAGGGACTGGCCGATACTGCGCTCAAGACCGCCAACTCGGGCTACCTGACCCGCCGTCTGGTCGACGTAGCGCAGGATTCGATCATCACCGAGGAGGATTGCGGCACCCTGGATGGTATCGAGATGACGCCGCTGGTGGAGGGCGGCGAGATCATTGAAGGGTTGGGCGACCGGGTCCTAGGCCGGGTAGCGCTGGAGGATATCCACGATCCGTTTACCAATCAGGTGCTGGTGCGGGCCAACGAGCCGATCGACGAAGACCGGGTCAAGCTGATCGAGGATGCTGGGCTAGAAAAGGTCAGTATTCGCTCGGTTCTGACCTGCCAGTCGCGCCGCGGGGTGTGCGTGCGTTGCTATGGGCGCGACCTAGGGCGCGGCCATCTGGTCAACCTGGGCGAGGCGATCGGAATTATCGCGGCTCAGTCGATCGGCGAGCCGGGCACGCAGCTCACGATGCGCACCTTCCATATCGGTGGTACCGCCAGCCGGCGCGCCGAGCAGACCACCTTGGAGGCGCGCAATGATGGGATAGTGCGGCTGCACGGGGTCAATACCGTGCGCAGCCGCGACGGCCACCTGGTGGTAATGTCGCGCCACGGCGAGGTTGCGATCGCTGAACCGCTGGGCGACGGCACGGTTCAGCGTGAACGTGAGCGCGAGCGCTACCCGCTGGTGTACGGGGCCAAATTGCTCAAGGGCGAAGGCGACCGGGTTAAATCCGGCACTCTCATTGCCGAATGGGATCCGTATACCACTCCGATCATCACCGAAGTGGGCGGGATCGCCAAGTACGGCGATATCCTGGAGGGGCGCACGATGGAGGAGCGGGTGGACGAGCGTACGGGCGCTCGTTCCAACGTGATCGTCGAGTTCAAGGACCTCGACGTACGGCCACGCATTTCCATCAAGGACACCGGGGCCAAGACTGCCAAGTTGCCGGGCAGCGATTCCCAGGCGCGCTACTTCCTGCCGGTTGGCGCCTATATCAACGTGGCCGACGGAGCCGAGGTCTTTCCCGGCGATATCCTGGCTAAGATTCCCCGCGAGACCACCAAGACCAAGGACATCACGGGCGGGCTGCCGCGGGTGGCCGAGTTGTTCGAAGCGCGCAAACCCAAGGAATTCGCCGTGATCTCCGAGATCGACGGCCAAGTCTCCTTCGGCAAGGATACCAAGGGCAAGCGCAAGGTGGTGGTGACTCCGGAGGTCGGCGAACCGCGCGAGTATCTGATCCCCAAGGGCAAGCATATCGGCGTACACGAGGGCGATGTTATCAAGGCCGGCGAACCGTTGATGGAGGGTTCCTCCAATCCACACGACATACTGACGATCCTGGGCGAGAAGGCGCTGGCCAAATACCTGGTGGACGAAATCCAGGAAATCTATCGCCTACAGGGCGTGCGGATCAACGACAAGCATATCGAAGTGATCGTGCGCCAGATGCTGCGTCGGGTCCGCATCAAAGAGGTTGGCGATACCGATTTTCTGGTCGGTGACCAGGCCGAAAAATGGCGTTTCGAAGAGGAAAACGGCCGGGTTCTTGAAAAGGGCGGCGAGCCGGCGATCGCCGAGCCACTACTCCTAGGAATCACCAAGGCCTCGCTGTCCACCGAGAGCTTCATTTCGGCCGCCTCCTTCCAGGAGACTACCAAGGTGCTGACCGAAGCGGCGATCAACGGCAAGATAGACCGCCTCGTGGGGCTTAAGGAAAACGTCATCATGGGTCGCTTGATCCCTGCCGGGACCGGGCTGTCGAGCTATAACCAGGTGACAGTCCACGTCGAGGGTGGGAGTGAAGGGGAAGCGGTGGGCAAGCCCGGACTGGAAGGTGAACTGCTGGAAAGCCGCTAA